The region AGTGCTACCAGTCTGTCCACCCCCAATGCCAGAGCCAGAACCGACTCCCATGCTTGGACCTTGAGCTACGCCTCCACCTTGGCCACCACCATTGCCGCTGCCGCTTCCACTAGCATTGCCTCCGATAGTGTCATCGCTGGCGGCCTGTCCACCTCCAGCACCATTACCACCTCCAACTCCACCATCACCGCCACCACCGCCAGTGCCAGCACCGCCAGCATCAGAGTAGCTGACACCACCAGCAGAAGGAGCTACAGCTGGGGCGGTTGCTATACCACTCTCAGCTTCTCCTTTGCCAGCACCACTTCCGGCTCCAGATCCGCTTGACCCATCTGCGCCACCACCTGCACCACCTCCCCCACCCTGACCATCAGCGTTGGCATAACCACTGCCACTAGGGGCTGACGCCGAGCCACTCGAACCAACACCGTTGCCACCGCCAGAGCCGGAACCGGAACCGGATCCGCCTTGAGAACCACCGCCAGCACCGTTTCCCCCTCCTCCACCAGCTCCCTTGGCGAAGTTATACTTGTTACTGGCATCTCCACCATTCTCGCCATATCCCAAGCCACCACCTCCTCCGGCCCCATGGCCCCATCCACTCCCACCCCCACCCGACGagctgccaccgcctcctcctcccccgcctccgCCTCCAGCACTGGAGGAGCTAGCCAGCATCCTCGAAGCATTGGTGAACCCAATGCTCACGAGGACAACAAAGCCAAGAGCTACAAGCTTTGTGCTAGCAGCCATTGTGAGTGAACTCGGTGTAGTGTGAGATGAGTTGGGTGTTGAAAGAAGAGAGGGCTGCGTGGGTTTATATAGTAGTGGAACCGGTGCATGGGTGATGGATGATGAGTGTTGGATCTTACACGCAGAAGGCGCGCGAGCATTGGGTTGTGAACTGACTGAGTGATCCCATGACAAGTTCACTAATCATGGTAGCATGCATCGTGACTGCACTCCCACTGCATGCATCGATCAGGCAAATCTCTTCATATCTTTCTTTAATCGGTAATTAATTGATGAGAACTGGTCAGCTGTAGAAGGTCAGAAGATACGTACTGACACTTGATTGAGATTCCATCTCCTGACAGACAGATAAACTACTCTAATTATTTTCTCTCCACCACATGAAAGAACGCGACTTGCCTTTACTCGATACGCACGCATGAACTGGAAGCCACGGATCACAGGGAATCCTTTGACATTGAACTTAATGAATGCCACTTGACCATTATGAATCATGAACACCGCGGATATATAAAGAGAAAAACAAGATACGTACAGTAAGTACACTTACCGTACGTAAGGCATGTGTTTACTGTTAATTACCAACAGAAAATGATGTACGTATGTTTTTGCTTAAGTAGTGACTCCGCTTACAGTACACCGAGAACCACATGAGCTTCGTATGCAGAAGATGGAGCCGAGCTCTGACCGGCCGGCTGACGTCGTTCTTCGTCGTCGTCCGTAGTCGGTGATGCAGTTTGAGAAAGGCTCCAGCTAGCCCCTAGCTATAGCCACTAGGTGAGTAATCTTATGGTAAACGGCGAAGGAGAGTATTGACCTAGATTAATTGCATACTACTCCTAGGGTTTaaagctagtactagtagtaacagCAAGCAGCGACCTAGGGTTCAACGCTTCCTCGAAGTTCAGAAATTAGACCCCACGTACTGTAATATACAGACAGGACACACTTGGAGTATGCTATCTTTGGGATCGTTATGGCGACGCAAACACCGAGAGTTGACCTACCCCAGGCTTGACTTCGTAGTCGATTCTCCAGCTGCCATCTTAACTAGCAGGCCATCTTAATTGACGGGATCTTATCTTTAATGTTTCCATCACCGGACATGTGGTTAATCCATTGCCCCTCCATCGTTGCAGCTCTACACACTACCATCGATGAAACGTGTGGCCTTATTGCCGAGCACTATGGCTGGAACCCTCCTTCTATGTCATGTCAATCTTTCTCTCTCGGCGATTGGCACCAACGTTACCCTTTTCTTCCAAACATTACCCCACATTTTATTTGGAGAACTAGAGGCTCAGATTCATCTCAAGTACTCTAGCTTTGTTAACAAGCATGAATCATTCAACAGCCCCTTACCTTTGTTAGAAAATTAGGCAGTTTCAGGTTAAGCTTAATCTAGATTAGAATCGTCATAAGATCTAACATGACAAATTCGCATACGATATACCAGAAACATTCCGCAAGAAAAAAAGTTAAGCGAAAGGGGTTTGCCTCCGAACTTCATTTAGCAAATTAAGAAAATCACAGTAATCATTTACACCACTCAAACCAGATCATCAACACAGCCAGCTTAGTGAAAGGAACAAACCCCCAacactaagggcatgtacaatggtggcatatggatacagaTGCCACATGACAAAAAAGTAGCTTGAGGCATTTAcattgattttttctccccaatgGAAGCTACCACTAGTGAGCCTCAttaaagaataaaaaataaagatTCCCACTACACATGCATCTCTAGTCTCCACTTTAACCTTTTCAGCTTTATGCACCGGACCACACTATTTCTCCCCAAGCACCCGCCTCCTACAGAGGACCCCGCTGCTCCATCCTACTTTTTCTGACATCCAATCCTACGTGGCCTACGGGACATCATCCTGGGGCCATGCATTAACTAGATTCTAGAACCAGCATCTACCAACATCATAAAGGTAAAAATAAAGTAGCGCCATAGTGCGAATTACAATTTAAAGCAGGAGCCGATACCAAAAGACAAAGTGCATATAGCAGATACTGGAGTAACAACAGAACTACTCTTGATAAGGCAACCGCAGCGAGAAAGACACCGGCTTCAAGAAGGATGTAGTCTTCAGCTCTCAGTTAATCTAAGTTTAATCTCACTTGCTAACCGCTCTAGAAGTTTTACCCCCcgccacccacccacacacacacacccctcagaTCCCTTTTACCTCCCTGACTTATCTGTAAAATAGATCAATCATCAATAAGGTGACACGTTTTATATATAATCCAAAAAGGATCACCAGTCCTTTTAAGATCAAAGCAAATGTCATTCCTACATGTCCAAATAAACCACTGTAATGCAGAAACCCACACAGAGCTCCTTCTTTCCATTCTTTTCAAAAGGAGAGAGCCAGGTACTGAAAAGACTCTTAACATCCATAGGAGCACAATTTAAACTTAAATAACATTGCAAAACACCCCATAAAAATTTGGCTACAAAGCAGTGTGAGCACAAATGATCAATAGTCTCATCAGCTCCACAAAAAACGTATTTAGAATCCCCATTCCAACCCCTTTTATGCAAATTATCTTTTGTAAGCAGACTATTTCAAACAGCAAGCCACGAGAAAAGCTTGGTCTTTGGATGATTTCTAACTTTCCAAAGAAATTTGAAAGGAAAATTCAACCCACTAATTACCAAttggttataaaatgatttgatagaaTATTTCCCATCAGCGGTAAGGGACAAAATTAGAGTATCTTTTTGATCTTTCAGTTTAATATTAGCACAACATTCTTGATCTCATTCCACTGTGTTAGTGTATCCCCCCCCCCACCCACACACAAAGTTCTCTTGAACTTAAATTGTTCCCAGCCTTTGTTATCACATCAACCAATTTAGTACTCTTAGCAAAGCAGATTCGTACAATCTAGGGTAAGATTGTTTCAAACGTTTATCATCAACCCACCAATCCTCCCAAAATATAATATTCTCCCCATTTCCTACTATTTTCTTCACATAATTGAAGAAGGGATCTTTAACAGAAAGGAGGCCAACCCAAAACTGGGAATAACCAACCTTCTATCTAACTCCAGATAAGCACTCATTTTTAACCTACTTATTTCTTAGAATTCCCTATGAAAGACCTTCATCCATTTACAGTTTCCAAATCCATTTAGCTAGAAGGGATTTATTCATTAATTCCAAGTTAAGAATTCCTAAACCCCGTGTATCTTTGGTTGACACACCGCAGACCATCTAACCAAATGGTACttccttttatttttat is a window of Triticum dicoccoides isolate Atlit2015 ecotype Zavitan chromosome 2B, WEW_v2.0, whole genome shotgun sequence DNA encoding:
- the LOC119362821 gene encoding glycine-rich cell wall structural protein-like; the protein is MAASTKLVALGFVVLVSIGFTNASRMLASSSSAGGGGGGGGGGGSSSGGGGSGWGHGAGGGGGLGYGENGGDASNKYNFAKGAGGGGGNGAGGGSQGGSGSGSGSGGGNGVGSSGSASAPSGSGYANADGQGGGGGAGGGADGSSGSGAGSGAGKGEAESGIATAPAVAPSAGGVSYSDAGGAGTGGGGGDGGVGGGNGAGGGQAASDDTIGGNASGSGSGNGGGQGGGVAQGPSMGVGSGSGIGGGQTGSTGSYGQGYATGTGAGTGGGGGGSNNGGFGNGGGSGSGSGSAGYP